One part of the Mesorhizobium sp. M4B.F.Ca.ET.058.02.1.1 genome encodes these proteins:
- a CDS encoding type II toxin-antitoxin system ParD family antitoxin: MPNYALNDHYESFIRKQLESGRYNNASEVVRAGLRMLEDFEAEREKWLREEVPGRLAELQQDPAKRVPAETVFSQLEARHRAKQAKAK; the protein is encoded by the coding sequence ATGCCCAATTATGCTCTGAACGACCACTACGAGAGCTTCATCAGGAAGCAGCTCGAATCAGGCCGCTACAACAATGCCAGCGAGGTCGTCCGCGCCGGTCTGCGCATGCTCGAGGACTTCGAGGCGGAGCGGGAGAAATGGCTGCGCGAGGAGGTCCCGGGGCGCCTGGCCGAGCTTCAGCAAGATCCGGCGAAGAGAGTTCCCGCCGAAACGGTTTTTTCCCAGCTTGAAGCGCGTCATCGCGCGAAGCAGGCGAAAGCCAAGTAG
- a CDS encoding type II toxin-antitoxin system RelE/ParE family toxin gives MAEAELGQLYDDIAERASPAIAWNFVVTDPRPLGLGLSTFPQRGTERIEIMPGLRIVGYRRAVSIAFAVEGERVLILGIFYGGRNITTELLEERL, from the coding sequence ATGGCGGAAGCCGAACTCGGACAGCTCTATGACGACATAGCCGAGCGCGCGTCGCCGGCGATTGCGTGGAATTTCGTTGTCACGGATCCGCGACCATTGGGCCTGGGTCTATCGACTTTTCCACAGCGCGGCACCGAGCGGATCGAGATCATGCCCGGGCTGCGGATTGTCGGTTATCGGCGCGCCGTCAGCATTGCTTTTGCCGTCGAGGGCGAGCGGGTGCTGATTTTGGGCATCTTCTACGGTGGCCGGAATATCACGACGGAATTGCTGGAAGAGCGGCTCTGA
- a CDS encoding ThuA domain-containing protein, which translates to MRQALIVWGGWEGHEPELGARAVKTMLEEEGFAVRVETSTAAFADPAIADLSLIVPIYTMSKLTKAEESNLTTAIAGGVGLGGYHGGMGDAFRESTDYQFMCGGQWVAHPGNIIDYRVDIARRDDPIMSGIDDFRYRSEQYYMHVDPSNEVLATTTFTGAHAPWIDGVVMPVVWKRRHGEGRVFYSSLGHVAKEFEVPQMRTILRRGLAWAAR; encoded by the coding sequence ATGCGGCAGGCACTGATCGTATGGGGCGGCTGGGAGGGCCATGAGCCGGAACTCGGCGCGCGCGCCGTCAAGACTATGCTCGAGGAAGAGGGATTTGCCGTTCGCGTCGAGACCTCGACCGCGGCATTCGCCGATCCCGCAATCGCCGATCTCAGCCTGATCGTGCCGATCTACACCATGTCCAAGCTTACCAAGGCCGAGGAGTCCAACCTCACCACCGCAATCGCGGGCGGCGTCGGCCTTGGCGGCTATCATGGCGGCATGGGCGACGCCTTTCGCGAATCGACTGACTACCAGTTCATGTGCGGCGGCCAGTGGGTCGCCCATCCCGGCAACATCATCGACTACCGGGTCGACATCGCCCGCCGCGACGATCCGATCATGAGCGGCATCGACGATTTCCGCTACCGCTCCGAGCAGTACTACATGCATGTCGACCCCTCGAACGAGGTGCTGGCGACCACCACCTTCACCGGCGCGCACGCGCCGTGGATCGACGGCGTCGTCATGCCGGTGGTCTGGAAGCGCCGACACGGCGAGGGTCGGGTGTTCTACTCGTCGTTGGGGCATGTGGCCAAGGAGTTCGAGGTACCGCAGATGCGGACCATCCTGCGCCGCGGGCTGGCCTGGGCGGCACGCTGA
- a CDS encoding nucleoside deaminase, with protein MTRDQMLAHLRSADAVARDTAAHGHHPFGAVLVGPDDRVLMRQGNLDTVRHAETELARRAATAYRPEFLWTCTLVTTGEPCAMCTGTLYWANIGRLVYGFEETDLLALTGDHPENPTMSLSSRTVLGSGQKKIEVFGPFPEIADELLTPHRDFWNR; from the coding sequence ATGACCCGCGATCAGATGCTCGCTCACCTCCGATCCGCTGACGCCGTTGCCCGCGACACGGCCGCGCATGGCCATCATCCGTTCGGTGCGGTGCTGGTCGGCCCGGACGACCGCGTGCTGATGCGGCAGGGCAATCTCGACACGGTGCGCCATGCCGAGACCGAACTCGCCCGGCGCGCAGCGACCGCCTACCGGCCAGAGTTTCTCTGGACCTGCACGTTGGTCACGACGGGCGAGCCCTGCGCAATGTGCACAGGCACGCTCTACTGGGCGAATATCGGCCGGCTGGTCTACGGCTTCGAGGAGACCGACCTCCTGGCGCTCACCGGGGATCACCCGGAGAATCCGACGATGAGTCTTTCTTCGCGCACCGTACTCGGCTCCGGCCAGAAAAAGATCGAGGTCTTTGGCCCTTTCCCCGAAATCGCGGACGAGTTGCTCACACCACATCGCGATTTCTGGAATCGCTAA
- a CDS encoding glutamine synthetase family protein, with product MSDAIADVLNWLESREDIQSLRAAVCDLNGIMRGKRIPVEQARKALEGKLRMPYSLIGLDIWGEDIEGNAQVFSTGDADGLCQWTGRGILPVNWTAHPTALLPLWLADENGAPYLGDPRRALARILDRYAALGLTPVTATELEFYLVDPTSQRPVGPVSPITGRRLDSDAALSIDEIDDFEAFIHDVYEACRMQGIPVDTAIAENGVGQFEINLNHVPDALRAADDAVLFKRTVKGIARKHGFAACFMAKPYGERAGNGFHVHFSVIDKDGRNIFDDGSDQGSDTMRHAVGGLLAAMAESTLVFAPHFNSYRRLRPRSYAPTAVAWGYENRMVAIRIPGGPSAARRIEHRVSGADANPYLVLAAILGAALIGIEKELSPGEPTGGEGQGLTLAKLPPDWASAIASFEGGPLVAEIFPATLRQSFVACKRQELNTFALNVSDFEIETYLESV from the coding sequence TTGAGCGATGCAATTGCGGACGTTTTGAACTGGCTTGAAAGCAGGGAGGACATCCAGAGCCTGAGGGCCGCGGTGTGCGATCTGAACGGGATCATGCGCGGCAAGCGCATTCCCGTCGAGCAGGCGCGTAAGGCGCTCGAAGGCAAGCTGCGCATGCCCTACTCGCTGATCGGGCTCGACATCTGGGGCGAGGATATCGAAGGCAATGCGCAGGTCTTCTCGACCGGCGACGCCGACGGGCTTTGCCAGTGGACCGGGCGCGGCATCCTGCCCGTCAACTGGACGGCGCATCCGACAGCGCTTCTGCCGCTGTGGCTCGCCGATGAAAACGGCGCGCCCTATCTCGGCGACCCGCGCCGCGCGCTCGCCCGCATTCTCGACCGCTACGCCGCGCTCGGCCTGACCCCGGTCACCGCGACCGAGCTCGAATTCTACCTCGTCGACCCCACGTCGCAGCGCCCCGTCGGTCCGGTTTCACCGATCACTGGCCGGCGCCTCGATTCCGATGCCGCGCTCTCGATCGACGAGATCGACGATTTCGAGGCCTTCATCCATGACGTCTACGAGGCCTGCCGCATGCAAGGCATTCCCGTCGACACCGCGATCGCCGAGAACGGCGTCGGCCAGTTCGAGATCAACCTCAACCATGTGCCGGACGCCTTGCGCGCCGCCGACGACGCCGTTCTGTTCAAGCGCACCGTCAAGGGCATCGCCCGCAAGCACGGCTTTGCCGCCTGTTTCATGGCCAAGCCTTATGGGGAGCGCGCCGGCAACGGCTTCCATGTCCATTTCAGCGTCATCGATAAGGACGGCCGCAACATTTTCGACGACGGCAGCGACCAGGGCTCCGACACCATGCGTCATGCAGTCGGCGGGCTGCTTGCGGCGATGGCGGAGAGCACGCTGGTGTTCGCCCCGCACTTCAATTCCTATCGCCGGCTGCGGCCGCGCTCCTACGCGCCGACCGCGGTTGCCTGGGGCTACGAGAACCGCATGGTGGCGATCCGCATTCCCGGCGGGCCCTCCGCGGCGCGCCGCATCGAGCATCGCGTTTCCGGCGCCGACGCCAATCCCTACCTGGTGCTGGCGGCAATCCTGGGCGCGGCGCTGATCGGCATCGAGAAAGAACTGTCGCCCGGCGAACCGACCGGCGGCGAGGGACAAGGGCTCACGCTGGCGAAGCTGCCGCCGGACTGGGCCTCGGCCATCGCCAGCTTCGAAGGCGGGCCACTGGTGGCGGAGATCTTCCCGGCCACGCTGCGCCAGTCCTTCGTCGCCTGCAAGCGCCAGGAACTGAACACCTTCGCGCTCAACGTCAGCGACTTCGAGATCGAGACTTACCTGGAGAGCGTCTAG
- a CDS encoding GntR family transcriptional regulator → MADKSQFGLTAVDTVPLHEKVYLELVRALMSGQLQPGQKLTSRKLAKELGTSDMPVRSAFTRLQALRALSPMPNGSVEVPLISAERFSQLTAVRTILEGTATELATKRINGNNLRAIRRHCTELTQAARGGNIDDYLRKNHDFKFSIYRHCGNEQMIFLIETVWMQVGPFLRNLAIGFEDGLAGILGIDYHEEVVAAIEAQDGERARAAIVRDIDEGATHILGQVKFPDLRH, encoded by the coding sequence ATGGCCGACAAATCGCAATTCGGGCTGACCGCTGTCGATACCGTTCCGTTGCATGAGAAAGTCTATCTGGAGCTCGTGCGGGCTCTGATGTCGGGCCAGTTGCAGCCCGGCCAGAAGCTGACCTCGCGCAAGCTCGCGAAGGAGCTCGGCACCAGCGACATGCCGGTGCGCAGCGCCTTCACCCGGCTGCAGGCCTTGAGGGCACTGAGCCCGATGCCGAACGGCAGCGTCGAGGTGCCGCTGATCTCGGCCGAACGCTTCTCGCAATTGACCGCCGTGCGCACCATCCTGGAAGGTACGGCCACCGAGCTCGCCACGAAACGCATCAACGGCAACAATCTGCGCGCCATCCGCCGCCATTGCACCGAGCTCACCCAGGCCGCGCGCGGCGGAAACATCGACGACTATCTGCGCAAGAACCACGACTTCAAATTCTCGATCTACCGCCACTGCGGCAACGAGCAGATGATCTTCCTGATCGAGACGGTGTGGATGCAGGTCGGTCCGTTCCTGAGGAACCTGGCGATCGGCTTCGAGGACGGCCTCGCCGGCATTCTCGGCATCGACTATCACGAGGAAGTCGTCGCGGCGATCGAGGCGCAGGACGGCGAACGGGCCCGCGCGGCCATCGTGCGCGACATCGACGAGGGTGCGACACATATCCTCGGCCAGGTGAAATTCCCGGACCTGCGCCACTAG
- a CDS encoding SDR family oxidoreductase — protein MKDFDGKIALVTGTTGIGLASARRLAAGGAAIVALGIDESANAAMQDEFDRNGAAALVATVDVSVPDQVAQAIAAGVGRFGGLDVIVNSAAVHPYGTATSTDFETWNRAMSVNVGSIYLTAHYGIPEMIRRGGGAIVNVASVQGTACQQNVAAYATTKGAIHTLTRSLALDYARQGIRVNSVSPGSIRTPILERAARGDDPNADIEAAFKRFGEAHPLGRIGEPEEVAELIAFLCSSKASFCTGADYRIDGGLLAGIGVG, from the coding sequence ATGAAGGATTTCGACGGCAAGATCGCCCTGGTGACTGGGACGACCGGGATCGGCCTGGCGAGCGCCAGGCGCCTCGCGGCGGGCGGAGCGGCGATCGTCGCGCTCGGTATCGACGAGAGCGCCAATGCGGCGATGCAGGACGAATTCGACCGCAACGGCGCCGCCGCGCTGGTGGCGACTGTCGATGTATCCGTGCCGGACCAGGTCGCCCAGGCGATCGCCGCCGGTGTCGGCCGCTTCGGCGGTCTGGACGTCATCGTCAATTCCGCCGCGGTGCATCCCTATGGCACCGCGACCAGCACCGACTTCGAGACCTGGAACCGGGCGATGTCCGTCAATGTCGGTTCCATCTACCTCACCGCCCACTACGGCATCCCCGAGATGATCAGGCGCGGCGGCGGCGCCATCGTCAACGTCGCCTCGGTGCAGGGCACTGCCTGCCAGCAGAATGTCGCCGCCTACGCCACCACCAAGGGCGCCATCCACACGCTGACGCGCTCGCTGGCGCTCGACTATGCCCGCCAGGGCATTCGCGTGAACTCGGTCAGCCCGGGTTCGATCCGCACGCCGATCCTCGAAAGGGCCGCGCGCGGCGACGACCCGAACGCCGATATAGAAGCAGCCTTCAAGCGCTTTGGCGAGGCGCATCCGCTCGGCCGCATCGGCGAGCCGGAGGAAGTGGCTGAACTCATCGCCTTCCTGTGCTCCTCCAAGGCGAGCTTCTGCACCGGCGCCGACTACAGGATCGATGGCGGCCTCCTGGCCGGCATTGGAGTAGGTTAG
- the uxuA gene encoding mannonate dehydratase, which yields MEQCWRWYGPDDPVTLDHIKQAGATGIVTALHNIYDGSAWPLDTILERKRIIEAAGLTWSVVESIPVHNSIKIGAAERQRYAGWYKDTIRALAKAGISTICYNFMPVVDWTRTDLMYRLPTTGYALRFDAIDFAAYDVFVLKRKNAEASYSPARLKEAEARLKSLSDEQIEKVERNLIAGLPATERKYNRDTMRDALADYDAIGPAELRANLAWFLSEIIPVAEEVGARMCIHPDDPPFSLFGLPRVVSTAADARFILETVDSPANGLTFCTGSYGVRADNDLVAMIGEFASRIHFAHLRNVTREADGSFYEAEHLEGSTDMAAVILALMKEEARRRMAGRSDWRIPMRPDHGHLLADDIGKTRINPGYSLIGRLKGLAELRGIMRAVERFELA from the coding sequence ATGGAACAATGCTGGCGCTGGTACGGCCCTGACGATCCGGTCACGCTCGACCATATCAAGCAGGCCGGAGCGACCGGCATCGTAACGGCACTGCACAACATCTATGACGGCAGCGCCTGGCCCCTGGATACTATCCTCGAGCGCAAGCGCATCATCGAGGCGGCCGGGCTGACCTGGTCGGTGGTGGAAAGCATTCCCGTCCATAACTCGATCAAGATCGGCGCGGCGGAACGGCAGCGTTACGCCGGCTGGTACAAGGACACGATCCGGGCGCTGGCCAAGGCCGGCATTTCCACCATCTGCTACAATTTCATGCCGGTGGTCGACTGGACGCGCACCGATCTCATGTACCGGCTGCCGACCACCGGCTATGCCTTGCGCTTCGACGCGATCGACTTCGCCGCCTACGATGTCTTCGTGCTGAAGCGCAAGAATGCCGAGGCAAGCTACAGCCCGGCGCGTCTCAAGGAGGCGGAAGCGCGGCTGAAATCCCTGAGCGACGAGCAGATCGAAAAGGTCGAGCGCAACCTGATCGCCGGCCTGCCGGCCACCGAGCGCAAGTACAATCGCGACACGATGCGCGACGCGCTCGCCGACTACGACGCCATCGGCCCGGCGGAACTGCGCGCCAACCTTGCCTGGTTCCTGAGCGAGATCATCCCGGTCGCCGAGGAGGTCGGGGCGCGCATGTGCATCCACCCGGACGATCCGCCCTTCTCGCTGTTCGGGCTGCCGCGGGTCGTCTCCACCGCCGCCGACGCGCGCTTCATCCTGGAGACGGTCGACAGCCCGGCCAACGGCCTGACCTTCTGCACCGGCTCCTACGGCGTGCGCGCCGACAACGATCTGGTCGCGATGATCGGGGAATTCGCCTCAAGAATCCATTTCGCGCATCTGCGCAACGTGACGCGCGAGGCGGACGGCTCCTTCTACGAGGCCGAGCACCTGGAAGGCTCGACCGACATGGCGGCGGTCATACTGGCGCTGATGAAGGAAGAGGCGCGCCGGCGCATGGCAGGCCGGTCCGACTGGCGTATCCCGATGCGCCCCGACCATGGCCACCTGCTTGCCGACGACATCGGCAAGACCAGGATCAATCCCGGCTACTCGCTGATCGGGCGGCTGAAAGGCCTCGCCGAACTGCGCGGCATCATGCGCGCGGTGGAGCGGTTCGAATTGGCCTGA
- the atzF gene encoding allophanate hydrolase, with translation MSDIHFDIGSLHAAYQSGIGIADVIDTVLARIEAAGDPGIFIHLATRAEMLAAADALGPFDPVARPLWGIPFAVKDNIDVAGMPTTAACAEYAYTPARDAAVVARLRAAGALVVGKTNLDQFATGLVGVRTPWPIPRNAIDPKLVPGGSSSGSAVATARGIVSFALGTDTAGSGRVPAGLNSVVGLKPSVGALSTAGVVPACRTLDCVSVFALTVDDAYAVFSVAAARDAADPYSRDIAVQSLAARPPALSVGIPAKADLKFFGDAAMQAGFEASLALLSRLGCRLVEIPFGDFYATADLLYEGAWVAERYAAIRDFFEVNEAALHPVTRKIIGGARNLSAADAFRGFYALQAYKARLAPVIASVDLFCLPTAPIHYTLDAVLADPIATNSRLGTYTNFVNLLDMCGIAVPTGTRADGLPMSVTLLAAAGKDGLLASVARDLHSASDLTLGATGWRQPSAQPAAAPAEDSIELVVVGAHLSGMPLNGQLKNAGARFCRATRTSPSYKLYELAGQIPPKPGLVRVGSGGAAIEVEVWRLCADAFGRFVAAIPPPLGIGTIELDDGTSAKGFLAETAGLLAATDISAYGGWRNFVARAHEARRQPESVPSR, from the coding sequence ATGAGCGACATCCATTTCGACATCGGCAGCCTGCACGCGGCCTACCAAAGCGGCATCGGCATCGCCGATGTGATCGATACGGTGCTGGCCCGCATCGAAGCCGCTGGCGACCCCGGCATCTTCATCCACCTTGCGACGAGAGCCGAGATGCTGGCCGCGGCCGACGCGCTCGGGCCGTTCGACCCCGTGGCCAGGCCGCTCTGGGGCATCCCCTTCGCCGTCAAGGACAATATCGACGTCGCCGGCATGCCGACCACGGCCGCCTGCGCCGAATATGCCTACACGCCCGCAAGGGACGCCGCCGTGGTGGCGAGGCTCAGGGCCGCGGGCGCCCTGGTCGTCGGCAAGACCAATCTCGACCAGTTCGCCACCGGTCTGGTCGGCGTGCGCACGCCGTGGCCGATCCCGAGGAATGCGATCGATCCGAAACTGGTGCCCGGCGGCTCCTCCTCCGGCTCGGCCGTGGCGACGGCGCGCGGCATCGTCTCCTTCGCGCTTGGCACCGATACCGCCGGCTCGGGTCGCGTTCCGGCCGGCCTCAACAGCGTCGTCGGGCTGAAGCCGAGCGTCGGCGCGCTGTCGACGGCTGGCGTCGTGCCAGCCTGCCGGACGCTCGACTGCGTCTCGGTCTTCGCGCTGACCGTCGACGACGCCTATGCGGTATTCTCCGTCGCCGCCGCGCGCGACGCGGCCGATCCCTATTCGCGTGACATCGCCGTCCAATCGCTCGCGGCGCGCCCGCCGGCGCTGAGCGTCGGTATCCCGGCAAAAGCCGACCTGAAATTCTTCGGCGATGCGGCAATGCAGGCTGGTTTCGAGGCGTCGCTGGCCTTGCTGTCGCGGCTCGGCTGCCGCCTGGTCGAGATCCCGTTCGGCGACTTCTACGCCACCGCCGATCTTCTCTACGAGGGCGCCTGGGTGGCGGAACGCTATGCCGCGATCCGCGACTTCTTCGAGGTGAACGAAGCGGCCCTCCATCCCGTGACGCGCAAGATTATCGGCGGCGCCAGAAACCTATCGGCCGCCGACGCCTTCCGCGGGTTCTATGCCCTGCAGGCTTATAAGGCGCGGCTCGCCCCGGTCATCGCCTCCGTCGACCTGTTCTGCCTGCCGACGGCGCCAATCCACTACACGCTCGATGCCGTGCTTGCCGATCCGATCGCCACCAACAGCCGGTTGGGCACCTACACCAATTTCGTCAATCTGCTCGACATGTGCGGAATCGCCGTGCCGACCGGCACACGCGCCGACGGCCTGCCGATGAGCGTGACCCTGTTGGCCGCGGCAGGAAAGGATGGCCTCCTCGCGTCGGTCGCGCGCGACCTTCATTCAGCCAGCGATCTCACCCTCGGCGCGACCGGATGGCGGCAGCCAAGTGCTCAGCCCGCCGCCGCGCCCGCCGAGGACAGCATCGAACTGGTGGTGGTCGGCGCGCACCTCTCGGGAATGCCGCTCAATGGCCAGTTGAAGAATGCCGGAGCGCGTTTCTGCCGGGCGACGCGGACGAGCCCTTCCTACAAGCTCTATGAGCTTGCCGGCCAAATCCCACCCAAGCCCGGGCTGGTCCGGGTCGGCAGCGGCGGCGCGGCTATCGAGGTGGAGGTCTGGCGGCTTTGCGCCGATGCCTTCGGCCGTTTCGTCGCCGCTATCCCGCCGCCGCTCGGAATCGGCACCATCGAGCTCGACGACGGCACATCGGCGAAAGGGTTCCTTGCCGAAACCGCCGGCCTGCTGGCGGCGACGGATATCTCGGCCTATGGCGGCTGGCGCAATTTTGTCGCCAGGGCCCACGAGGCGCGCCGGCAACCGGAAAGCGTTCCCTCCAGATGA
- a CDS encoding cupin domain-containing protein — MPNLAFAGLLDGGWRDLVFEPFRDGIGVHWLLKGGPVEPSVAVLKYQPGAGVPRHRHVGLETIVVLEGTQSDENGDYPAGSVILNPVGTEHSVWTKDGCVVLIQWDLPVTILGDTR, encoded by the coding sequence ATGCCTAACCTTGCCTTTGCCGGCCTGCTCGACGGCGGCTGGCGCGACCTGGTGTTCGAGCCTTTCCGCGACGGCATCGGCGTGCACTGGCTGCTCAAGGGCGGTCCGGTCGAACCGTCGGTCGCGGTGCTCAAATACCAGCCGGGCGCCGGCGTGCCGCGCCACCGTCATGTCGGGCTGGAAACCATCGTCGTGCTGGAAGGCACGCAGAGCGACGAGAACGGCGACTATCCGGCAGGCAGCGTGATCCTCAATCCGGTCGGCACCGAGCATTCGGTGTGGACGAAGGACGGCTGCGTCGTGCTGATCCAGTGGGATTTGCCGGTGACCATTCTGGGGGACACGAGATGA
- a CDS encoding isochorismatase family cysteine hydrolase produces MAEIAAQPFAFAFKPEATALIVIDMQRDFAEPGGFGASLGNDVSRITAIVPTVKRLIEGFRAAGLPVIHTMECHRPDLSDLPPAKRDRGNASIRIGDVGPMGRVLIAGEPGTAILDELAPLPGEIVIEKPGKGAFYATGLGEDLKRIGARQLIFAGVTTEVCVQTTMREANDRGYECLVAEDATESYFPEFKAAALAMIRAQGAIVGWTATTDQVLEGIANA; encoded by the coding sequence ATGGCGGAAATCGCAGCACAGCCCTTCGCCTTCGCCTTCAAGCCCGAGGCGACGGCGCTCATTGTCATCGACATGCAGCGCGACTTCGCCGAGCCGGGCGGCTTCGGCGCCAGCCTCGGCAACGACGTCAGCCGGATCACCGCGATCGTTCCCACGGTGAAGCGGCTGATCGAAGGCTTTCGCGCCGCCGGCCTGCCGGTGATCCACACCATGGAGTGCCATCGGCCCGACCTGTCGGACCTGCCGCCCGCCAAGCGGGACCGCGGCAACGCGTCGATCCGCATCGGCGATGTCGGTCCGATGGGGCGCGTGCTGATCGCCGGCGAACCGGGCACCGCGATCCTCGACGAGCTCGCGCCCCTGCCCGGCGAGATCGTCATCGAGAAGCCCGGCAAGGGCGCCTTCTACGCGACCGGCCTCGGCGAAGACCTGAAGCGGATCGGCGCCCGGCAACTCATCTTTGCCGGCGTGACGACCGAGGTCTGCGTGCAGACGACGATGCGCGAGGCCAACGACCGCGGCTACGAGTGCCTCGTCGCCGAGGACGCGACGGAAAGCTACTTTCCCGAATTCAAGGCGGCCGCCCTGGCGATGATCCGGGCGCAGGGCGCGATCGTCGGCTGGACGGCGACGACCGATCAGGTTCTCGAGGGAATTGCGAATGCCTAA
- a CDS encoding ABC transporter ATP-binding protein, translating to MSGTPHRKAIGVETIGMTMRFGAFTALDDVSIKVLAGSFHALLGENGAGKSTLVKCMMGFYHPTSGDMLVDGREVTIASPRDASALGLGMVYQHFTLVPSLTGAENLVISREKVPGVIDWRKERGALAQFMERMPFKLPLDVKVAELAAGEKQKLEIIKQLYLGRNFLVLDEPTSVLTPGEAQEVLGLVRGMTMAGDLTVLMISHKFHEVTAFADDITVLRKGRLTGTSKVADLSHREMAAMMIGDQPIAALDSRVEPKPDAEIVLKVKALRAPDRTGHKSIDIADLGVRSGEIVGIAGISGNGQKEFLEVLAGQRPRNGGEVMVRGSAYAATRAEARALNVRLIPEEPLKNACAPRMTVAENIAFRTFDVDGNGKPVSWISAGAIKSFSARLVEQFKVKTASLSSPIASLSGGNVQRAVLARELTGEVDLLIVSNPCFGLDFSAVAEIRARIMKARNAGAAVLLMSEDLDELLELSDRILVMSDGALVYETPIAQASVQTIGEHMAGHH from the coding sequence ATGAGCGGAACTCCCCATCGCAAGGCGATCGGCGTCGAGACCATCGGCATGACCATGCGCTTCGGCGCCTTCACGGCGCTCGACGACGTCTCGATCAAGGTGCTGGCCGGCTCCTTCCACGCCCTGCTCGGCGAGAACGGCGCCGGCAAGTCGACGCTGGTCAAATGCATGATGGGTTTCTACCACCCAACGTCGGGCGACATGCTGGTCGACGGACGCGAGGTGACGATCGCCAGCCCCAGGGATGCCTCGGCGCTCGGTCTCGGCATGGTCTACCAGCATTTCACGCTCGTCCCGTCGCTGACCGGCGCCGAGAACCTGGTCATCTCGCGCGAGAAGGTGCCCGGTGTCATCGACTGGCGCAAGGAGCGCGGCGCGCTTGCCCAATTCATGGAGCGCATGCCCTTCAAGCTGCCGCTCGACGTCAAGGTGGCCGAGCTCGCCGCCGGCGAGAAACAGAAGCTTGAGATCATCAAGCAGCTCTACCTCGGCCGCAATTTCCTGGTCCTGGACGAGCCGACATCCGTGCTTACCCCGGGCGAGGCGCAGGAAGTGCTTGGCCTGGTGCGCGGCATGACCATGGCCGGCGATCTCACCGTGCTGATGATCTCCCACAAATTCCATGAGGTCACGGCATTCGCCGACGACATCACGGTGCTGCGCAAGGGCAGGCTCACCGGGACCAGCAAGGTCGCCGACCTTTCTCACCGAGAGATGGCGGCGATGATGATCGGCGACCAGCCGATCGCCGCCCTGGACAGCCGCGTCGAGCCTAAGCCGGACGCCGAGATTGTGCTCAAGGTGAAGGCACTGAGGGCGCCCGACCGCACCGGCCACAAATCGATCGACATCGCGGATCTCGGCGTTCGCTCCGGGGAGATCGTCGGCATCGCAGGCATCTCCGGCAACGGCCAGAAGGAATTTCTCGAAGTGCTGGCCGGGCAGCGCCCGCGCAATGGCGGCGAGGTGATGGTGCGCGGCTCCGCCTATGCGGCGACGCGGGCAGAGGCGCGCGCCCTCAACGTGCGGCTGATCCCGGAGGAACCGCTCAAGAATGCCTGCGCGCCGAGGATGACAGTCGCCGAGAACATCGCCTTCCGCACCTTCGACGTGGACGGCAACGGCAAGCCGGTGAGCTGGATCAGCGCCGGCGCCATCAAATCCTTCAGCGCCCGGCTGGTCGAGCAGTTCAAGGTCAAGACGGCTTCGCTCTCCTCACCCATCGCCTCGCTGTCGGGCGGCAACGTGCAGCGCGCGGTGCTCGCCCGCGAGCTCACCGGCGAGGTCGACCTGCTGATCGTCTCCAACCCGTGCTTCGGCCTCGACTTCTCCGCCGTCGCCGAAATCCGCGCCCGCATCATGAAGGCGCGCAATGCGGGGGCAGCGGTGCTGCTGATGTCGGAAGACCTCGATGAACTCCTGGAACTCTCCGACCGCATCCTCGTGATGTCCGACGGCGCGCTCGTCTACGAGACGCCGATCGCGCAGGCGAGCGTGCAGACGATCGGCGAGCACATGGCGGGGCATCACTGA